Genomic DNA from Theropithecus gelada isolate Dixy unplaced genomic scaffold, Tgel_1.0 HiC_scaffold_2330, whole genome shotgun sequence:
GGCCTGGGGTTGGGAGGGGCCTGGGGTGCGGAGGggcctgggggggggggggcctgGGGTGCAGCGGGGCCTGGGGTGCGGTGGGGCCTGCGGGCTGGCTGGGTTTATGAGGCCTGGCCAGGCCACCTCTTCAGCTTCcactggctgtgtccccagcaggaggcaggcagagcCTGAGCAGAGTGACGGTGAGGAGGACTTCTACTACACAGAGCTGGATGTCGGTGTGGACACGCTGACGGACGGGCTGTCCAGCCTGACTCCAGTGTCCCCCACGGCCTCCATGCCGCCTGCCTTTCCCCGCCTGGAGCTGCCAGAGCTGCTGGAACCCCCAGCCCTGCCTAGTCCCCTGCGGCCaactgccctgcccctgcccccgccTCCACCCCCCGTCCTGAGCGCTGTTGCTAACCCCCAGTCCTGCCACAGTGACCGTGTCTACCAGGTGGGTAAGGCCACTGGTGGCAGCTGGGGCAGGTCTCAGGGCCCTCTGGAGGGGAGTGAATCCCTGACTGTGTCTCCCTGCAGGGCTGCCTGACGCCTGCCCGCCTGGAGCCGCAGCCCACGGAGGTCGGAGCCTGcccacccgccttgtcctccaGGACTGGAGTCAGCCTGAGGTGCGTGTGGGCTGAGGGCCTGCGGCCGCCACCAGCTGGAGAGGGTCCTCGTCTCACAGCACCTCATGCCCTGTGCCCCCCCCCCCAGGAAGCCCCGCGGCGATGCAAAGAAGTGCCGGAAAGTGTATGGCATGGAGCGCCGGGACCTGTGGTGCACAGCCTGCCGCTGGAAGAAGGCCTGCCAGCGGTTCCTGGACTAAGTCCGGCTCATTCAAGATCATAACCTACCACCTTCTCCCTCCCCACGCCAACCCCAGGCCTGGAGCTGAAACAGCCCAGGGAGAGCCCCAGGGCCTGGCCTTCACCAGCTGCAGGGTCTGCTTTTAATTGGGGGGGGGGCTGACCCTGAACCCCCCCCAGGTCAGGGAGGGGTCCCACCACTCAAAGTGCCTCTGAAGAAACCAGCTTTTTGCACTAAAGCCAAACCGCTGCCCCCTTAGCCCCAAGGGCCCTGGGGGCAGCCGCCCCCCTGCCTGCCGGCCCATGGATTTGTCAAGGGTGTTATGGGCCCAGCTTTGGGGGCCAGTCCTGATGCACTTTGAGGAGTGTTGGGGAGAGGACTCCCCCACTCGCACTTAACTCGATGGCTCTCGGGCCCTGGGGCTGTTTTTACCATGTTTTTGAAGCTCAGGTGTCTCGCGTCTGGGCTGCACCAGGCgaagagagaaattaaagatttgAGGTTTTTCCAGAAGCTTTGTCTGCCTCTTGGGAGGAAGGCTGTGGGGCTGGGACCTTGTGGTGGGCGAGTGGGTGGAGGCTGGCAGCCGGCCACAGAGGGCCAAGGGTCACCCCTCGGCCGCCCCCACCCCAGGAGAGGCCGGAGGAAGGATCATCTGAAACGCAGGAGGCATCTGCTTGGAGCAGCAATCCCCAATTTATTGAA
This window encodes:
- the LOC112617540 gene encoding SLC2A4 regulator, with the protein product RQAEPEQSDGEEDFYYTELDVGVDTLTDGLSSLTPVSPTASMPPAFPRLELPELLEPPALPSPLRPTALPLPPPPPPVLSAVANPQSCHSDRVYQGCLTPARLEPQPTEVGACPPALSSRTGVSLRKPRGDAKKCRKVYGMERRDLWCTACRWKKACQRFLD